In one window of Gossypium arboreum isolate Shixiya-1 chromosome 4, ASM2569848v2, whole genome shotgun sequence DNA:
- the LOC108460364 gene encoding potassium transporter 2 isoform X2: protein MDPEFGKSLDTSKNSWRTSLLLAYQSLGVVYGDLSTSPLYVYKSTFAEDIQHSETNEEIFGVLSFVFWTLTLVPLFKYVFVVLRADDNGEGGTFALYSLICRHARVSLLPNRQVADEALSTYKLEHHPEKNSSSGVKLYLEKHKVLHTALLILVLLGTCMVIGDGVLTPAISVFSAVSGLELSMSKEHHQYAVIPITCFILVCLFALQHYGTHRVGFFFAPIVLTWLLCISSLGIYNIIYWNPHVYQALSPYYMFKFLKKTRKGGWMSLGGILLCITGSEAMFADLGHFSYSAIQTAFTFLVYPALILAYMGQAAYLSQHHHTSYQISFYVSVPESVRWPVLIIAILASVVGSQAIISGTFSIINQSQSLSCFPRVKVIHTSDKIHGQIYIPEINWVLMILCIAVTIGFRDTKHMGNASGLAVMTVMLVTTCLTSLVIILCWHKPPILALFFLLFFGSIELLYFSASLTKFTEGAWLPILLALFLMTIMFVWHYATIKKYEFDLHNKVSLEWLLALGPSLGIARVPGIGLVFTDLTSGIPANFSRFVTNLPAFHRVLVFVCVKSVPVPFVPPAERYLVGRVGPAAHRSYRCIVRYGYRDVHQDVDSFESELVSKLADFIHYDWHRSQHSPHSEEDVSHSNESTSECRLAVIGTVAFSGTPAYEIEESMQPASVSIGFSTVESVTDVIEMEPVHAVERRVRFAIDDDSESDVRTNMELQLREELQDLLAAQEAGTAFILGHSHVRAKQGSSVFKRLAINFGYNFLRRNCRGPDVALKVPPVSLLEVGMVYVV, encoded by the exons ATGGATCCTGAGTTTGGGAAGTCCTTGGATACTTCAAAG AATTCTTGGAGGACCTCATTGCTTTTAGCGTACCAAAGTCTTGGTGTAGTTTATGGGGACCTGAGTACTTCTCCTCTTTATGTCTACAAAAGTACATTTGCTGAAGACATTCAACATTCGGAGACAAATGAAGAGATTTTTGGTGTTCTATCCTTTGTCTTCTGGACCCTTACTTTAGTCCCCTTATTCAAGTATGTGTTTGTGGTTCTTCGAGCAGATGACAACGGAGAGG GAGGTACTTTTGCATTATATTCTCTGATATGCCGACATGCAAGAGTTAGTCTTCTGCCCAACAGACAGGTCGCTGATGAAGCACTCTCTACGTATAAACTTGAGCACCATCCCGAGAAAAATAGTAGTTCAGGAGTAAAACTGTACCTTGAGAAGCATAAGGTCTTGCACACCGCTTTGTTAATCTTGGTTCTTCTTGGTACTTGTATGGTAATTGGAGATGGAGTTCTCACTCCAGCAATTTCTG TTTTCTCTGCTGTGTCTGGCCTTGAGTTGTCCATGTCCAAGGAACATCACCAGT ATGCAGTTATTCCAATCACTTGCTTCATTTTGGTGTGTCTTTTTGCTCTTCAACACTATGGCACGCATAGAGTCGGATTTTTCTTTGCTCCGATTGTGTTAACATGGCTACTATGCATAAGTTCCCTTGGGATATATAATATAATCTACTGGAACCCGCATGTCTATCAAGCTCTCTCTCCATATTACATGTTCAAGTTCTTGAAGAAGACAAGGAAAGGTGGATGGATGTCCTTGGGAGGCATACTGCTCTGCATAACAG GGTCTGAGGCGATGTTTGCTGATCTTGGTCACTTCTCTTATTCTGCAATTCAG ACTGCTTTTACCTTTCTGGTTTATCCAGCTCTTATATTGGCATACATGGGCCAAGCTGCTTACTTGTCTCAACATCATCATACGAGTTACCAAATCAGCTTCTATGTCTCAGTTCCAG AAAGTGTGAGATGGCCTGTGCTCATAATAGCAATTCTTGCTTCTGTCGTGGGAAGCCAAGCAATCATTAGTGGAACATTCTCCATAATCAATCAGAGCCAGTCACTTAGTTGTTTCCCTAGAGTGAAGGTCATTCACACCTCTGACAAGATACATGGCCAGATTTATATCCCTGAAATCAATTGGGTGCTCATGATCCTCTGCATTGCTGTGACTATTGGCTTTAGAGACACAAAACACATGGGGAATGCATCAG GATTGGCAGTGATGACTGTGATGTTGGTGACGACATGTCTCACATCCCTGGTTATTATCCTCTGTTGGCACAAACCCCCTATTCTggctcttttctttcttcttttctttggtTCTATTGAGTTGCTTTACTTCTCAGCTTCACTCACCAAGTTCACTGAAGGGGCTTGGCTCCCTATTCTCTTGGCCCTTTTCCTTATGACAATCATGTTTGTTTGGCATTATGCAACCATCAAGAAATATGAATTCGATCTCCACAATAAGGTATCACTAGAATGGCTATTAGCATTGGGTCCAAGCTTAGGAATTGCTCGAGTACCGGGTATTGGTTTAGTTTTTACCGATCTCACCTCTGGAATCCCTGCCAACTTCTCTCGTTTTGTCACTAACCTTCCTGCCTTCCATCGTGTCCTTGTCTTCGTGTGTGTAAAATCAGTACCTGTTCCATTTGTGCCCCCAGCTGAGCGCTATCTTGTGGGCCGTGTGGGTCCGGCTGCTCATCGGTCTTATAGGTGCATTGTTCGTTATGGGTACCGAGATGTGCATCAGGATGTTGATTCTTTTGAATCGGAGCTAGTTTCCAAACTGGCTGATTTCATTCACTATGATTGGCATCGAAGCCAGCACAGTCCCCATTCTGAGGAGGATGTTTCCCACTCTAACGAATCAACAAGTGAATGTAGATTAGCCGTGATAGGGACAGTTGCATTTTCTGGCACACCAGCTTATGAGATTGAGGAAAGTATGCAACCAGCAAGCGTATCTATTGGATTCTCGACAGTAGAGAGTGTCACAGATGTCATTGAAATGGAGCCTGTGCATGCCGTTGAAAGAAGAGTTAGATTTGCCATCGATGATGACTCCGAATCTGATGTGAGGACCAACATGGAGTTGCAGTTGCGAGAGGAGCTACAAGATCTGTTAGCAGCCCAAGAAGCCGGGACTGCATTCATACTAGGGCACTCACATGTTCGAGCAAAGCAAGGATCATCTGTTTTTAAGAGATTGGCCATTAACTTTGGGTACAATTTCTTGAGAAGGAATTGCCGAGGACCAGATGTGGCACTTAAGGTGCCACCAGTATCTTTGCTAGAGGTTGGCATGGTTTATGTGGTGTAA
- the LOC108460365 gene encoding uncharacterized protein LOC108460365, producing the protein MGLRALPLSPSQYSIPKQHLYTQRLKSKSYPTLFRVSAKQQETNDEKEEGKKKSKQSLFSSVTEALDFSQVRSVQDAELLDEAREATKSGGRMSREQYGALRRKIGGTYKDFFKSYVEVNGEYVEEGWVDKTCKVCKKDTRGEARQVDNFGRYVHVACLEKSNSGNFFTKLFSR; encoded by the exons ATGGGATTAAGGGCTCTTCCATTGTCACCTTCGCAATACAGTATCCCTAAGCAACATTTGTACACCCAAAGGTTAAAAAGTAAGAGTTACCCAACATTGTTTAGAGTTTCAGCTAAACAACAAGAGACAAATGATGAGAAAGAAGAGGGAAAAAAGAAGAGCAAACAGTCATTGTTTAGCAGTGTGACTGAGGCTCTGGATTTCTCTCAAGTTAGGTCTGTACAGGATGCCGAACTTTTGGATGAGGCTAGAGAAGCCACCAAGTCTGGTGGCAGAATGTCAAGGGAACAG TATGGGGCTCTGAGAAGGAAAATTGGGGGGACATACAAGGATTTCTTCAAATCCTATGTTGAGG TGAATGGAGAATATGTGGAAGAAGGATGGGTGGACAAAACATGCAAGGTGTGCAAGAAAGATACAAGAGGTGAAGCAAGGCAAGTTGACAATTTTGGTAGATATGTTCATGTTGCATGCTTGGAAAAGTCCAATTCTGGGAATTTCTTCACTAAACTCTTCTCTAGATGA
- the LOC108460364 gene encoding potassium transporter 2 isoform X1, whose translation MDPEFGKSLDTSKKNSWRTSLLLAYQSLGVVYGDLSTSPLYVYKSTFAEDIQHSETNEEIFGVLSFVFWTLTLVPLFKYVFVVLRADDNGEGGTFALYSLICRHARVSLLPNRQVADEALSTYKLEHHPEKNSSSGVKLYLEKHKVLHTALLILVLLGTCMVIGDGVLTPAISVFSAVSGLELSMSKEHHQYAVIPITCFILVCLFALQHYGTHRVGFFFAPIVLTWLLCISSLGIYNIIYWNPHVYQALSPYYMFKFLKKTRKGGWMSLGGILLCITGSEAMFADLGHFSYSAIQTAFTFLVYPALILAYMGQAAYLSQHHHTSYQISFYVSVPESVRWPVLIIAILASVVGSQAIISGTFSIINQSQSLSCFPRVKVIHTSDKIHGQIYIPEINWVLMILCIAVTIGFRDTKHMGNASGLAVMTVMLVTTCLTSLVIILCWHKPPILALFFLLFFGSIELLYFSASLTKFTEGAWLPILLALFLMTIMFVWHYATIKKYEFDLHNKVSLEWLLALGPSLGIARVPGIGLVFTDLTSGIPANFSRFVTNLPAFHRVLVFVCVKSVPVPFVPPAERYLVGRVGPAAHRSYRCIVRYGYRDVHQDVDSFESELVSKLADFIHYDWHRSQHSPHSEEDVSHSNESTSECRLAVIGTVAFSGTPAYEIEESMQPASVSIGFSTVESVTDVIEMEPVHAVERRVRFAIDDDSESDVRTNMELQLREELQDLLAAQEAGTAFILGHSHVRAKQGSSVFKRLAINFGYNFLRRNCRGPDVALKVPPVSLLEVGMVYVV comes from the exons ATGGATCCTGAGTTTGGGAAGTCCTTGGATACTTCAAAG AAGAATTCTTGGAGGACCTCATTGCTTTTAGCGTACCAAAGTCTTGGTGTAGTTTATGGGGACCTGAGTACTTCTCCTCTTTATGTCTACAAAAGTACATTTGCTGAAGACATTCAACATTCGGAGACAAATGAAGAGATTTTTGGTGTTCTATCCTTTGTCTTCTGGACCCTTACTTTAGTCCCCTTATTCAAGTATGTGTTTGTGGTTCTTCGAGCAGATGACAACGGAGAGG GAGGTACTTTTGCATTATATTCTCTGATATGCCGACATGCAAGAGTTAGTCTTCTGCCCAACAGACAGGTCGCTGATGAAGCACTCTCTACGTATAAACTTGAGCACCATCCCGAGAAAAATAGTAGTTCAGGAGTAAAACTGTACCTTGAGAAGCATAAGGTCTTGCACACCGCTTTGTTAATCTTGGTTCTTCTTGGTACTTGTATGGTAATTGGAGATGGAGTTCTCACTCCAGCAATTTCTG TTTTCTCTGCTGTGTCTGGCCTTGAGTTGTCCATGTCCAAGGAACATCACCAGT ATGCAGTTATTCCAATCACTTGCTTCATTTTGGTGTGTCTTTTTGCTCTTCAACACTATGGCACGCATAGAGTCGGATTTTTCTTTGCTCCGATTGTGTTAACATGGCTACTATGCATAAGTTCCCTTGGGATATATAATATAATCTACTGGAACCCGCATGTCTATCAAGCTCTCTCTCCATATTACATGTTCAAGTTCTTGAAGAAGACAAGGAAAGGTGGATGGATGTCCTTGGGAGGCATACTGCTCTGCATAACAG GGTCTGAGGCGATGTTTGCTGATCTTGGTCACTTCTCTTATTCTGCAATTCAG ACTGCTTTTACCTTTCTGGTTTATCCAGCTCTTATATTGGCATACATGGGCCAAGCTGCTTACTTGTCTCAACATCATCATACGAGTTACCAAATCAGCTTCTATGTCTCAGTTCCAG AAAGTGTGAGATGGCCTGTGCTCATAATAGCAATTCTTGCTTCTGTCGTGGGAAGCCAAGCAATCATTAGTGGAACATTCTCCATAATCAATCAGAGCCAGTCACTTAGTTGTTTCCCTAGAGTGAAGGTCATTCACACCTCTGACAAGATACATGGCCAGATTTATATCCCTGAAATCAATTGGGTGCTCATGATCCTCTGCATTGCTGTGACTATTGGCTTTAGAGACACAAAACACATGGGGAATGCATCAG GATTGGCAGTGATGACTGTGATGTTGGTGACGACATGTCTCACATCCCTGGTTATTATCCTCTGTTGGCACAAACCCCCTATTCTggctcttttctttcttcttttctttggtTCTATTGAGTTGCTTTACTTCTCAGCTTCACTCACCAAGTTCACTGAAGGGGCTTGGCTCCCTATTCTCTTGGCCCTTTTCCTTATGACAATCATGTTTGTTTGGCATTATGCAACCATCAAGAAATATGAATTCGATCTCCACAATAAGGTATCACTAGAATGGCTATTAGCATTGGGTCCAAGCTTAGGAATTGCTCGAGTACCGGGTATTGGTTTAGTTTTTACCGATCTCACCTCTGGAATCCCTGCCAACTTCTCTCGTTTTGTCACTAACCTTCCTGCCTTCCATCGTGTCCTTGTCTTCGTGTGTGTAAAATCAGTACCTGTTCCATTTGTGCCCCCAGCTGAGCGCTATCTTGTGGGCCGTGTGGGTCCGGCTGCTCATCGGTCTTATAGGTGCATTGTTCGTTATGGGTACCGAGATGTGCATCAGGATGTTGATTCTTTTGAATCGGAGCTAGTTTCCAAACTGGCTGATTTCATTCACTATGATTGGCATCGAAGCCAGCACAGTCCCCATTCTGAGGAGGATGTTTCCCACTCTAACGAATCAACAAGTGAATGTAGATTAGCCGTGATAGGGACAGTTGCATTTTCTGGCACACCAGCTTATGAGATTGAGGAAAGTATGCAACCAGCAAGCGTATCTATTGGATTCTCGACAGTAGAGAGTGTCACAGATGTCATTGAAATGGAGCCTGTGCATGCCGTTGAAAGAAGAGTTAGATTTGCCATCGATGATGACTCCGAATCTGATGTGAGGACCAACATGGAGTTGCAGTTGCGAGAGGAGCTACAAGATCTGTTAGCAGCCCAAGAAGCCGGGACTGCATTCATACTAGGGCACTCACATGTTCGAGCAAAGCAAGGATCATCTGTTTTTAAGAGATTGGCCATTAACTTTGGGTACAATTTCTTGAGAAGGAATTGCCGAGGACCAGATGTGGCACTTAAGGTGCCACCAGTATCTTTGCTAGAGGTTGGCATGGTTTATGTGGTGTAA